Proteins encoded together in one Caldisericia bacterium window:
- a CDS encoding YggS family pyridoxal phosphate-dependent enzyme has product MNKDYIIKNIEKIFNEIPNYVNVVAVIKNRNIEEIDLAIKGGIKILGINYVKDGLNIYNFFKNKTEFHLIGHLQSNKISKAIKIFDKIQTIDSIELSYEINEKLKKEDKILPIFIEINIAKEKSKFGINPEYIYEFSEKLSNFDNLVIEGLMTMGPNVPDKEIIRKYFKETRIIFENLKKLNYKNFNLKYLSMGMSDSYRIAIEEGSNMIRIGRKIFEKNE; this is encoded by the coding sequence ATGAATAAAGATTATATAATAAAAAACATTGAAAAAATTTTTAATGAAATTCCAAATTATGTTAATGTCGTTGCAGTTATAAAAAATAGAAATATAGAAGAAATTGATTTAGCAATAAAAGGTGGTATTAAAATATTAGGAATAAATTATGTTAAAGATGGTTTAAATATTTATAATTTTTTTAAAAATAAAACAGAATTTCATCTTATAGGCCATCTTCAATCAAATAAAATATCTAAAGCTATAAAAATATTTGATAAAATTCAAACAATAGATTCTATAGAGCTATCTTATGAAATTAATGAAAAATTAAAAAAAGAAGATAAAATTTTACCTATTTTTATTGAGATTAACATTGCAAAAGAAAAGAGTAAGTTTGGTATAAATCCAGAATATATATATGAATTTTCAGAAAAGTTATCAAATTTTGATAACTTGGTTATAGAAGGTTTAATGACAATGGGTCCAAATGTACCTGATAAAGAGATTATTAGAAAATATTTTAAAGAAACAAGAATTATATTTGAAAATTTAAAAAAATTAAATTATAAAAATTTTAATTTAAAATATTTATCAATGGGGATGTCAGATTCTTATAGAATTGCAATTGAAGAAGGATCAAATATGATAAGAATTGGAAGAAAAATATTTGAAAAAAATGAATAA